CGGCCGATTCAACCAATTCTCCTTTTACCGAGATTGCAGCCCCGGTATTTATATCGCGCAATGTTTCTTCGAAACTTTCAACATCAACTACTACTTGCAAATTATTAATAGTAGAACCATCATTTAAGGCAATAAAATTTACATTTTTACTTCCTCGTTTTGTTCGTACCCAACCTTTGGCAACAACTTCGCTACCTGCCTTTCCCTCTTTCAGGATGTCTTTAATTTTCAAACGTGTCATGATGTTCTTTTTGATTCACTATTTATAATCTTCAGCCTGTGGCCTTTTTCTCTGTCAAATTTGAGGATACAAATTTATACTTTCTGTTCAATAAACAGATAGATGTATATAAAATCGAAGTTTTTTTAATGAAACAACAATAAAATGATGGTACAAAAAGAAAATAGTTGAGAAAAAACGATTTGTTCTGTGTAAAAAACAGGCTTTCAGTAAAAATTGCAAATTAGATGTATCCCAATTTTAAATTTCTCACCTGCTGGTTAATGGTAATATAATTGAGGTGCCGGTTAAATTTTCTCGCAACAAAACTTACAATTATTGCAAACGGGTTCCATTTCAAAATCCGTGACATTGTTTTTACAGGCATAAACCATCATTTCAATTCGATTTAAACTTCCTGATTTTTGCCTGATGTTTTTCAAGTGAGTGCGCACCGTAGACTCGCTGATATTTAACCGGTCTGCAATTTCACTGTTCTCATTCGAAGTTAACCATATGGATAGAATCTCTTTTTCCCTTCTTGTCAGTGAGTGGTTCTTGTTCTCTGGAAAATTATGCACAAATTCCTCTATCTCCTGCGAACACAAATATTTATCTGACTTCATTAAAGCATGAATGGCTTCAATTATTTTTTCACCTCTGCATGTTCTTATCAGATACCCATTAACCATGGACATCACTTCCACCAAGGCGTCATGAGAGAGTAATTCTGAGATGATTAAAAGTTTCGTATTTTTTAAGATCGCAGAAAATTTACGAATGTAATCAATGTAATGTCTGGGCCATCTGGCAATTTCGAGAATTGCTATTTCCGGATTGTATTTTTGAATGGATTGTAAAACTGATTGGTCATTTTTAATGCACGCGATAACATTCAAATCTTTCTCAAGAGTCAGAATTGCTGCAACACCATCTGCAATTAGCTGTTGGTCGTATCCGATGAGCACATTGATTTTTTTGTTTAGCATGGATTGAAAGTTCACTAGTTTACGGTTGATACGTAGGATTTTCTTTTTTGTTTGTTTGTTTGGCCATTTGTTTACTTATTATACAAATCTCGTTGAAATATATTCGACAAATACAGCAGGAAAATCCACACTTGGTGGATTGACTTTTTTAACATAATTAGCTACCTTTTACTTTACTTACCCAATCATTCTGTGCTTCCGGAGCAAACATGTATTAACTTAAAATTACTGCTATGAAAAAGTTAACTTTTTTTATTTTTCTTATGTTATTTGCATTCGCCCTGGGTACCAACTCTTGCCAGGAGAGTTATCTTCCTGAGGAAGATTCTGACGACGTAGTACTGAAAAAAGCAGGTAAACCTGCCGATGTAGAAGAAGGAGATCTCTATGGAGATTTAATTGAAGTAGAACGCAATTTTGCAGGTGTCCCGGTTTTGTACCCTCTTGCCTACGCAATTGAATACCAGGATGAAATGGTAACCGGAATTATTGACGTTCACAACCCTCGTTTAACAGGGAGTTTTATGCTGAACAGTCAATTAATCAGTCCGGTAAATGGTTTTATCGAAAATCCACTTGTCCTTTACGATGCAGAAGGTGAACTGCTTGAAGCTGTTACAGCTTACGTTTATCCCATCGAACAAGGACGTCTCAATTTAGTTCGATCGCCGCGTGCGGTTCTGGCATCGCGTATGACAGAGGTGCTTAAAAATTTTGGAGATGGCACTGTAGCCGATGTAGTACGAGATTATTGTGGACGCCTTTATATGATTCGAACTCAAGCTGCTTTAAATTTAGGAATTGGAGATAAGCCCATTGATTCGCCTCTTGAAAATTTAGCCCTGTATTACGAACTCATGAACTTTGGTTTTTCACGTTCGGCTTCCAGCAATGGATTAAATTTTTTAACCGAGGACGACAATGGATTTGGAGGCTTTCGCTTTCAATCGCGGCTTGACAATGAGTGGGGAATCGGTGCCAGACAATTTCCCGACCTAATCGACCAGATAAAACAAAGACAATTTGTTGCAAACCTGGCAGCAGCCTGTGTAGCAGCAGCGTCCGACAAATCAAACTTCCTTACTTTCGACGAAATATCCTACCTCAATCAGTTCATGGGAATTCCTTATATCCCAAATTTCGACTCTAGTAAGGACCAATATAACGAGGTACAATGTTTCTTTCCCGTAATCCAGCAAGAAGTTCGTATGATAAATAAAACCGATAAAACCCAGTATTCAAAATACAGGTATTATGTTGATTATTCAAACTTCGTGTATAACCGATTTAAATTTGCCGATACCAAACTGGATTTATACTCCATTGAATACGATGATTCAACCGAACCTCCCACAATAAACCGGGTACTGGTAGAAGCAGGTTTGGCTTTAGATGATATTTTATCGGGTGGTTATGAAGGTGATGTACTTGCAAGCTATCGCTACACTGAAATGAAAGACGAACGCATCGGTGCATTAGGATTTTCGAATCAGGCCGACGATTATGTACAAGCACTTGAAGTTGTTCACAACAACGAAGAATTTTTAGTGTGGCAAATGCCAACACCCACCTGGAGCAACGCCGACCACATAATCAGAAATACAATATCTCCATTCTTATTTGAGGCAGTTGAAGAATCGCATGGAAACAAGCCTCCCGGCAAAGGTGATACAGAGACTTTAAGTAGTAGAGGTAGTGGAAGACGATAAATGGAAAACATAAATAATTCGCAACAACATTTATAGCATTTCCTAATCGATTTTTACAAATCTTGAAATAAGACTGAGGTAAGCGCAAGTTTTCAAAATAGTTGGTGTCATAGTACTATTAGTTCAACATTTAAAACAATTTATTATGAAGAATTCTGGAAAACTTATAATGCTATTCACCGCATTTACCGTTCTCATATTTTTGTATTCGTGCAACAAAAATGAAGATGTATCCAAAAATAAAATAGCAATTACATCAACCGATGATTACCTGAAAATAGCGGATGCATTTTCGTTGGCAGCAGAGGAAGAAATTACAACTGACGATGAATCGTTAAAATCGGCATCCCTGTCAAGTTGCCTGACAGTTACAATACACGAAAATGAAAACGGCGAGTTTTGGCCACGTAGCTGGACACTTGACTATGGTACCGAAAACTGCGAATGCTTCCTGGGAAATATGAAAAGAGGAATGATCCATGTTAATCTGTCGGATTGGTGGAGAAACGAAGGCTCGGAAAGACAAATAACTTTTGAAGACTTTTACATGAACGACAACAAAATGGAAGGCGTTAAAACCATTTTGAACACAGGATTAAATGATGCAGGAAATTTAACTTTCCTGAAAAAAGTGGCAGATGCCAAACTAACAAATCCAGATGGGCTGGTTATGACCTGGGAGTGTGAAAAAACCAGCGAACAAATTGAAGGAGGAGAAACGCTGCTTTTTGCAGATGACGTGTGGTCTGTTACCGGTTCAGGATCGGGTGTAAATCTTGATGGGAATTCCTATACTATGGAAATTACATCAGCATTAATATACAAGAACGGATGTTTTTATCCGCTTAGCGGAACAATTGAAATTAAAACCGACGGTGAAAACAGCCAGACCATTAACTATGGGGAGGGTGAGTGTGACAAATTAATTACCGTAACAACGGATGGAGTTACAGAAACAGTAGAATTATAAATTTCATTAACTAAAGTTTGGTTCTGCTGAAAAAGTTGAAATTGAGATATCGGGTAAAATTACATATGCCCGTATTTCAATTTCTTTTTTCTCGGCAAACAGACCTCTTTTTTACATAATTTGCTGTAAATTAGATAGTCTAACAATCAACTTCGGAATACCTTTAAAATTAGATCATGAAAATTACAGATGAAATTAAAATCAGCGATAATGGTTTTGTTTTTAATTCACGAACCGGCGACTCGTTTAGTTTAAATCCACTCGGACTTCAATTGTTAAGAGACCTGGAAGCAGGCAAAGATTTTGATGTTATAAAAGCAGAGATGCTTGAGCGTTATGACATTGACGATCTTTCGCTAGAAAAAGATTTTTACGAATTTTTTGCACTCTTAAAACACCATCAGATTTTAACGCAGGAAGATCCACTTAATTTCCAGTAAACGGTATGAACAAACAAAAAATAACACTGGCAGTTACCGGTTTAAACAATACTGACAATCCGGGCCCCGGAGTTCCGGTTATTCGAGGAATTAAAGAATCGGCCGAATTCGATGTACGTATTATTGGCCTGGTATATGAAAACCTCGAGCCGGGAATTTATATGGAAGATTTATGCGACCGTATTTTTCAGGTTCCATATCCTTCCGCAGGTTCAAACGAATTAATCGAACGTATTGAAACAATTAATCAACAGGAAAAAATTGATGTATTAATTCCCAATCTCGATGCCGAACTATTTTCATTTATGAAAAATGAAGAAAGATTAAAAAATCTGGGAATACATACTTTTTTGCCCAACCTAAAACAGTTTCAGGAAAGAGATAAAGATAAACTTCAGGAGTTTGGTAAAAAGTACGATGTTAAAGTTCCGGGCAGCTTAAACATGGGAAGTACCAACCAGATTTCCGACCTGGAAGATAAATTCGATTACCCGATAATGATTAAAGGACAATTTTACGATGCTTATGTAGCTAAAAACAAAGAGCAGGTAAAACAAGCTTTTCACGATATTTCATCGAAATGGGGATTACCGGTAATTGCCCAGGAATTTGTAAAAGGAACCGAAGTAAATGTAATTGCACTGGGCGATGGCTTAGGCAATACAATTGCGGCTGTTCCCATGCGAAAACAATACATTACCGATAAAGGAAAAGCCTGGGGAGGAATTACACTTGCCGACGACAAAATGATGGAACTGACTCGTTCAATCATTCAAAAAACAAAATGGAAAGGCGGAATGGAGCTTGAGCTAATAAAAAACAGCAAAGGCGAATACTACCTGATTGAAATAAATCCGCGAATACCGGCCTGGGTTTACCTGGCTGTAGGAGCGGGTCAGAATATACCCGAAGCACTTGTAAAACTGGCTTTGGGACACGAGGTAAAACCAATGACAGAGTACAAAATTGGAAAAATGTTTGTGCGGTATTCGTACGATGTAATTGTTGACCTTGAAAAATTTGCGGCCATTTCAATGAATAAAGAAATATAAAACCTGAGATATTATGACAAAATTAGCATACGAAAAACCGGTTATCAGTAAAATAACTGCCGGTGTTCCCAATAAATTTGGCTTACCCACCAAACAAAAAATCATTTCAGAAATTGATGGAATTCCTGTTGGAAAAATAATGGAAGAATATGGTTCTCCCGTATTTGTTCTGTCCGAAAAAACCATTCGCGAAACATACGCCGAGGCGAAACAGGCATTCGAAACGCGTTACCCAAAAGTACAATTTGCCTGGTCGTACAAAACCAATTACCTCGACGCAGTTTGTAGTGTTTTTCACGACGAAGGTGCATGGGCAGAAGTAGTTTCGGCATTTGAATTCGAAAAAGCACTAACGCTTGGAGTGAACGGTTCAAATATATTATTTAACGGCCCCGAAAAATCGGCCGACGATTTAAAGCTGGCCATCAATCACAACGCCTGCATACACATCGACCATTTCGACGAATTGTATTTATTAATAAAAGTTACCCGCGAACTCAATAAAAAAGCCAGGGTTGCCATCCGTGTTAATCTCGATGCAGGGATTTATCCAATTTGGGATCGCTTTGGATTTAACTACGAAAACGGCGAAGCCTGGAATGCAATAAATCGGATAATGCTGGCCGATACACTCGATTTTATTGGATTACATACACACATCGGTACGTATATTATGTCGGCAAATGCCTATGCGGTTGCAGCTTCGAAACTGGCCAACTTGTATGTTGCCACTCACCGTAAATTCGACCACTGGTTAAAATACATTGATTTAGGCGGCGGATTTGCCTCAAAGAATACATTAAAAGGAGCTTATATGCCCGGCGTTGAAACCTGTCCATCGTTTGATGAATATGCTGAAGCCATATCAAATGCTCTTATTTCTTCTGAGATTCCACATGAAAATCTACCCGTTCTGTTTTTAGAAACCGGACGTGCTTTGATCGACGACGCCGGTTATTTACTTACAACCGTGCTGGCCAACAAACGCTCAACCAACGGGCGCAGAACAATGGTAATTGATGCCGGAGTGAACCTGCTGTTTACAACTTTTTGGTACAACCTGGGTGTTTATCCCACGCGCGAACTTTCGTCGCACGTTGAAGAAAGCACAATTTATGGCCCGCTTTGTATGAACATCGATGTTATTCGCGATGCCATTAATTTTCCGCAGGTAAAAACCGGCGAACAGCTTGTAATAGAACGGGTAGGTGCATACAACATGACACAATGGATGCAATTTATCACTTACCGCCCCAATGTTGTACTGATTGATTTGGATGGTAAAATACATATCGTTCGTAAAAAAGAATCGCTGGAATCGTTACAGAATTTTGAACTGAACCCAAAAAGATAATTTGTATGTCGGTACCCACTATAATTAAAAAAGAAATCGTGCAATCGGTTTTAAATTCGTATTCGCAGATCTTCTTTTCAAGCTCGAAACTGCTTGCTTTCTCTTTAATCATCATTAGTTTTTTTGATTATGGAGCAGGGATTGGTGGTTTGCTTGCTGTTATAGTGGCAAACTCGTTGGCGTGGGGATTGGGTTACAACAAATACCTTGTTGGCACGGGTTTTTATGGCTACAACGCTTTGCTTGTGGGTTTAGGAATTGGCTTGTTTTATCAGCCTTCCATCGAAGTTTATGTGCTGATTATTATTGCCGCCATTTTAACCTTTTTTATTACCATCGTATTTCAGGGGGTGCTCGGAAAATATGGACTGCCGTTTTTAAGTATTCCTTTTTTATTTGGAATATGGATTGTGGCACTCTCGGGAGGTGAACTTTCGGCATTAAACATGAGCGAACGTGGTATTTTTACTTACAACGAACTCTATTCAATCGGAGGTCAGAATTTCGTGAATTTTTACGATTTCCTTGAAAATAACATTCGGAGCTCGTTTATCCAGATCTATTTTCGTTCGCTGGGAGCCATCTTTTTCCAAACACATTTGCTGGCAGGAATTATAATTGCAGTTGGCTTACTTTTTTATTCGCGCATTACCTTTGTTTTGTCGCTTTTAGGGTTTACAACTGCCTATTTGTTTTACAACCTGGTTGGTATCGAGTTCAACTCGCTGGGCTATACTTTTATTGGTTTTAATTACATTTTAACCGCAATTGCATTGGGTGGTTATTACCTGGTGCCCGGCCGAATCAGTTTTGGCTGGATTATTATTCTGTTGCCTGCGGTTGTATTAATTACAACCAGTACCCAGCAGATATTTTTACTGTTAAAAGTTTCGGCTTATTCACTGCCTTTTAACATCGTTGTTCTCATGTTTTTATACGCACTCAAATTACGTGAAAAACGTCCGCGAAAACTTTTGGAAACACCGGTACAGTTAGGAAAACCCGAGAAAAATCTGTACCTATATTCAGGTAATTTAAAACGTTTTCCGGCGGCTTACCCGGTATCGGCCACTTTGCCTTTTTTTGGCGAATGGACTGTAAGTCAGGGACACAGTGGCGAACATACACACAAGGGTGCATGGAAACACGCCTGGGATTTTGTAGTAACCGATCGCAATGGAAAACAGTTTAAAGGTTCGGGCGATTATCACGAAGACTATTTTTGCTTTGGCAAAGCCGTGGTTGCACCATTCGACGGTACCATTATTGAAGCGGTAAACCACATTGCGGACAACACAATTGGCGATGTAAATACAAAAGAAAACTGGGGAAATACAGTAATTATTAAACACAACGATTACCTCTATGCAAAACTCAGCCATTTAAAATACCACTCGCTCGAAGTAAAAGTGGGAGATGCTGTAAAAAAAGGGCAGCTACTCGGAAGATGCGGAAACACCGGAAGATCTCCGTATCCGCATTTGCATTTTCAGTTTCAGGTAACTCCTTACATTGGTTCGGTAACACTCGATTATCCTTTTGGAAACTTTTTGCTAAAAGAACAGAACGGGTTTTCGCTTAAGAACTTTGAATTTCCTCAGAAAGACGATATTGTAGTAAATCCTACAAAAAATGATTCGCTTGCCAAAGCACTTCATTTTATTCCCGGACAACGGTTAAAAGTTGAAGTTGAAGTTGATTCGGAAAGTAAAAAATGGCGAAAAATGGCCGGTGAATATTCGTGGCTGGTGCAAACCGATGTGTACAATACAACCTTTATTCAATGCGAAAAAGAAGGTGCTGTTGCCTACCTGCACAACAACAACGAACTTCATTACTTTACCAATTATGTAGGGAAAAAATACTCTGCTCTTTTTTGGTTTTATACCGTACTTTTTAAAGTGCCTCTTGGATTTTTACCCAACAGTAAAATCAGCGATTCAATCCCGATTAACATGATGTTTGGCGGCCTCTTAAAAGTGCTGCAAGACTTTGTAGCCCCGCTGTACCTGTTTCTGAACATCGATTACCAGCTGCTGCTGAAAGATGCCGGCGACATTCTATCATCGGGAGACATTGAAATGAATGCGGAAATATCAAAACGAATATTTGGCAAGACAGTCAATACTTATGAAGTAGAAATAAAAATTACACCTGAAAATGTGATTGAAATTTCTGTGATTTTTAACAAAGCTAAGATTAAAATAAAATGTCAAAACGAATTGGACTAACACTTGTTTTCTTTGCCTTTTTATATGTGCTTAGTGCGCAACAAAAGTGGAATTATCCCGAGGTGGATAAACAATCGTACGAGCTTTTTCAGCAAAAAAAGTGGGACGAGTTAATTGCTTTTAATGCCGAAGCACGCGAAAAAGGAATCGACTATTTTAATTTGCAGGCGCGAACCGGAATTGCCTATTACAACCTTAAAAAATACAGAAAAGCAAGCACCTGGTTTTTAAAAGCCTGGGAAAACGACAAAGAACAGGAATGGCTGCAGGAATATGTTTATTACAGTCTTGTGTACTCGGGAAGAAGTATTGAAGCCAGCAAACTGGCCGCTCATTTTACCACGCAGCTTCAGGAAAAAATATACTATCAAAAAATGAAACCACTGCGGGTAGCATTTGAAGCCGGTTATTCTTTTAATCCTGATTTCGACAAGCTTTTAAACAGCGAACTGGATGTTGAAGCTGGTGTTGGCAGTGATTATGGAGAAGCTTTCTTTTTAAAGAATTACAAATTTGGAGCACTCGATTACAGCCATCAAATTGCTCCGGGTGTAAACCTGAATCATAACTTTACATACATTGATGTTAACCGTACAGAACAGTTATTCTGGGGAGACCGAAATAATTTTCCGATCGATATCAAACAAAACCAGTACTTTCTAAATCCTTATTTTAGTCTGGGGAAATGGCACGTTTCAACCTCGATTAATGCAATCTGGGGAAAATCAGGATTAATTTTGGGAGACTACGATCCAAATACCTTCTACACATCGAGCCTGAAATATTCCGATTTTATTTTTTCAGCATCGGTTTGGAACAACTGGGGAAATATAGCTCCCGGAGCCGAAATAAATCGTGCAAATATTTATAACGAAGGATTTACCCAGGCATCTGTTTGG
The sequence above is a segment of the uncultured Draconibacterium sp. genome. Coding sequences within it:
- a CDS encoding response regulator transcription factor; the protein is MLNKKINVLIGYDQQLIADGVAAILTLEKDLNVIACIKNDQSVLQSIQKYNPEIAILEIARWPRHYIDYIRKFSAILKNTKLLIISELLSHDALVEVMSMVNGYLIRTCRGEKIIEAIHALMKSDKYLCSQEIEEFVHNFPENKNHSLTRREKEILSIWLTSNENSEIADRLNISESTVRTHLKNIRQKSGSLNRIEMMVYACKNNVTDFEMEPVCNNCKFCCEKI
- a CDS encoding urea transporter, which gives rise to MSVPTIIKKEIVQSVLNSYSQIFFSSSKLLAFSLIIISFFDYGAGIGGLLAVIVANSLAWGLGYNKYLVGTGFYGYNALLVGLGIGLFYQPSIEVYVLIIIAAILTFFITIVFQGVLGKYGLPFLSIPFLFGIWIVALSGGELSALNMSERGIFTYNELYSIGGQNFVNFYDFLENNIRSSFIQIYFRSLGAIFFQTHLLAGIIIAVGLLFYSRITFVLSLLGFTTAYLFYNLVGIEFNSLGYTFIGFNYILTAIALGGYYLVPGRISFGWIIILLPAVVLITTSTQQIFLLLKVSAYSLPFNIVVLMFLYALKLREKRPRKLLETPVQLGKPEKNLYLYSGNLKRFPAAYPVSATLPFFGEWTVSQGHSGEHTHKGAWKHAWDFVVTDRNGKQFKGSGDYHEDYFCFGKAVVAPFDGTIIEAVNHIADNTIGDVNTKENWGNTVIIKHNDYLYAKLSHLKYHSLEVKVGDAVKKGQLLGRCGNTGRSPYPHLHFQFQVTPYIGSVTLDYPFGNFLLKEQNGFSLKNFEFPQKDDIVVNPTKNDSLAKALHFIPGQRLKVEVEVDSESKKWRKMAGEYSWLVQTDVYNTTFIQCEKEGAVAYLHNNNELHYFTNYVGKKYSALFWFYTVLFKVPLGFLPNSKISDSIPINMMFGGLLKVLQDFVAPLYLFLNIDYQLLLKDAGDILSSGDIEMNAEISKRIFGKTVNTYEVEIKITPENVIEISVIFNKAKIKIKCQNELD
- a CDS encoding PqqD family protein, with amino-acid sequence MKITDEIKISDNGFVFNSRTGDSFSLNPLGLQLLRDLEAGKDFDVIKAEMLERYDIDDLSLEKDFYEFFALLKHHQILTQEDPLNFQ
- a CDS encoding ATP-grasp domain-containing protein, with translation MNKQKITLAVTGLNNTDNPGPGVPVIRGIKESAEFDVRIIGLVYENLEPGIYMEDLCDRIFQVPYPSAGSNELIERIETINQQEKIDVLIPNLDAELFSFMKNEERLKNLGIHTFLPNLKQFQERDKDKLQEFGKKYDVKVPGSLNMGSTNQISDLEDKFDYPIMIKGQFYDAYVAKNKEQVKQAFHDISSKWGLPVIAQEFVKGTEVNVIALGDGLGNTIAAVPMRKQYITDKGKAWGGITLADDKMMELTRSIIQKTKWKGGMELELIKNSKGEYYLIEINPRIPAWVYLAVGAGQNIPEALVKLALGHEVKPMTEYKIGKMFVRYSYDVIVDLEKFAAISMNKEI
- a CDS encoding alanine racemase, with product MTKLAYEKPVISKITAGVPNKFGLPTKQKIISEIDGIPVGKIMEEYGSPVFVLSEKTIRETYAEAKQAFETRYPKVQFAWSYKTNYLDAVCSVFHDEGAWAEVVSAFEFEKALTLGVNGSNILFNGPEKSADDLKLAINHNACIHIDHFDELYLLIKVTRELNKKARVAIRVNLDAGIYPIWDRFGFNYENGEAWNAINRIMLADTLDFIGLHTHIGTYIMSANAYAVAASKLANLYVATHRKFDHWLKYIDLGGGFASKNTLKGAYMPGVETCPSFDEYAEAISNALISSEIPHENLPVLFLETGRALIDDAGYLLTTVLANKRSTNGRRTMVIDAGVNLLFTTFWYNLGVYPTRELSSHVEESTIYGPLCMNIDVIRDAINFPQVKTGEQLVIERVGAYNMTQWMQFITYRPNVVLIDLDGKIHIVRKKESLESLQNFELNPKR